Proteins encoded by one window of Cuniculiplasma divulgatum:
- a CDS encoding VIT1/CCC1 transporter family protein has protein sequence MMGEEEKLVSEFYRDEITDREFYRKLAKRSRNKVLKEKLDYLAEMEESHSEFWMKRLIKLGSEKNEIKPRGVKIFFLLFLTRILGNNLTVNLLERGEVESIRKYRDFLKNMKDTDEVNALKSIINDEIGHENVFEQMGINREAYLDRIQAFIYGMSDGLVEVLAAIAGLTAIISNNFIIAMSGLVIGVGGTISMTLGAYLSKSSEIEYRIRNIKRESLITNTSTHKMKTEIENEENRTKVSAGTTGLSYIAGAAFPIIPFLFPLGILSLIIAVILVAAVQAVSNSIIAIALNISILKSSSRAAILSLLAAAITYTIGFIFHTHFHIYIG, from the coding sequence ATGATGGGAGAAGAAGAGAAACTGGTTTCAGAATTCTATAGAGATGAGATCACAGACAGAGAGTTCTATAGAAAACTTGCCAAAAGATCCCGAAATAAAGTTTTAAAAGAGAAACTTGATTATCTCGCTGAAATGGAGGAGTCCCATTCTGAGTTCTGGATGAAAAGACTCATAAAGTTAGGCTCTGAAAAAAATGAGATCAAGCCTAGAGGTGTGAAGATTTTCTTTCTCCTATTCCTTACCAGAATCTTGGGTAATAACCTGACTGTCAATCTTCTGGAAAGAGGAGAGGTTGAAAGTATTAGAAAATACAGGGATTTTTTAAAGAATATGAAGGATACCGATGAAGTAAATGCATTAAAATCTATTATAAATGATGAGATAGGTCATGAAAACGTCTTTGAACAGATGGGGATTAACAGGGAAGCCTATCTTGATAGAATACAGGCTTTCATATATGGTATGAGTGATGGACTCGTTGAGGTTCTGGCGGCAATCGCAGGATTAACTGCAATTATAAGTAACAATTTCATAATTGCGATGAGTGGACTTGTTATAGGAGTCGGTGGAACCATAAGCATGACCCTTGGAGCATATCTTTCAAAATCCTCCGAAATTGAGTACAGGATAAGGAATATTAAAAGGGAAAGTCTCATTACAAACACTAGCACTCATAAGATGAAGACTGAAATTGAAAATGAAGAGAACCGTACAAAGGTTTCAGCGGGAACAACCGGTCTTTCCTATATAGCAGGAGCTGCTTTTCCAATAATTCCTTTCCTCTTTCCTCTTGGCATACTTTCACTGATCATTGCCGTTATACTTGTGGCTGCAGTTCAGGCAGTAAGCAATTCCATTATAGCAATAGCACTGAACATCTCTATATTGAAATCCTCAAGCAGGGCAGCCATTTTGTCACTGCTAGCCGCGGCAATCACCTACACAATAGGATTTATATTCCACACCCATTTCCACATATATATAGGTTAG
- a CDS encoding acetyl ornithine aminotransferase family protein → MQTNENDFEMKVNIKVVPPGPKGKKIVEEDTEYLATSSKSLPIVAKRGRGVYIQDVDENVYIDFAAGIGVNNMGHIHPYITEKVQEQLFKLWHFAGTDFYYQEQVDAAKAISSVTPGKFKKKVFFTNSGTESVEAAIKFAKVATRKQEFISFIGAFHGRSQGSLSMTASKGIQKKYLFPSMPGVEHVPFPNPYRNIFGIDGYEHPQELTNAALDFIEKYTLKMYMPPENVAAFVVEPIQGEGGYIVPPMDFHKKLRKLADDNNMLVVMDEVQAGFGRTGKFFASEHFGVEPQIITLAKAIANGLPMGAVVVDSKLDFPELGLHSNTYGGNLLASVASKATIEAMKKEGAVENAAKRGKHLRQRLEELKERYDVIGDVRGIGLMQAIDFVKDRRTKEPAVKLRNDVEYKGFQNGIILLGTGESAIRLIPPLIITDEQIDEGVECLEKAIKQSL, encoded by the coding sequence ATGCAAACAAATGAAAACGATTTCGAGATGAAAGTGAATATAAAGGTAGTGCCGCCAGGACCAAAGGGTAAGAAAATAGTTGAAGAAGATACTGAATATCTGGCAACAAGTTCCAAGTCACTTCCTATAGTGGCCAAGAGAGGAAGGGGGGTTTATATACAGGACGTAGATGAGAATGTATATATTGACTTCGCAGCAGGTATTGGAGTCAACAACATGGGGCATATTCATCCCTATATTACCGAAAAAGTTCAGGAACAGCTGTTTAAGCTCTGGCATTTTGCAGGAACTGACTTTTATTATCAGGAACAGGTAGATGCAGCAAAGGCAATATCCAGCGTGACACCAGGTAAGTTCAAGAAGAAGGTCTTTTTCACAAACAGTGGAACAGAAAGCGTTGAGGCAGCAATCAAATTTGCCAAGGTTGCAACAAGAAAACAGGAGTTCATCTCATTCATAGGAGCATTTCACGGAAGATCACAGGGTTCACTTTCCATGACCGCTTCAAAGGGAATCCAGAAAAAGTATCTTTTCCCATCAATGCCAGGAGTTGAACATGTTCCATTTCCTAACCCATACAGGAACATTTTTGGAATAGACGGATATGAACATCCTCAAGAACTCACCAACGCAGCACTGGATTTCATAGAGAAATACACGCTGAAAATGTACATGCCTCCAGAAAACGTTGCTGCATTTGTAGTTGAACCAATACAGGGAGAAGGCGGCTATATCGTTCCACCAATGGATTTCCACAAGAAACTCAGGAAACTGGCAGATGACAACAACATGCTAGTTGTAATGGATGAAGTTCAGGCAGGCTTTGGTAGAACAGGAAAATTCTTTGCCTCAGAACATTTTGGTGTTGAACCTCAGATCATTACACTGGCAAAGGCAATTGCAAACGGGCTTCCAATGGGAGCTGTGGTGGTAGATTCAAAGCTGGACTTCCCAGAACTCGGGCTTCACTCAAACACATATGGTGGAAACCTTCTCGCTTCAGTTGCAAGCAAGGCAACCATAGAGGCCATGAAGAAGGAAGGTGCAGTGGAAAATGCAGCCAAGAGAGGAAAGCATCTCAGGCAGAGACTGGAAGAACTAAAGGAAAGATATGATGTCATTGGAGATGTAAGGGGTATTGGGCTCATGCAGGCAATCGACTTTGTAAAGGACAGAAGAACAAAGGAACCGGCCGTAAAGCTCAGAAACGATGTTGAGTATAAAGGCTTCCAGAATGGAATAATACTTCTCGGAACAGGAGAAAGTGCAATAAGGCTGATTCCACCTCTGATAATCACTGATGAGCAGATAGATGAGGGAGTTGAATGCCTTGAGAAGGCAATAAAGCAATCACTTTGA
- a CDS encoding PDDEXK family nuclease — translation MNGSIYERELVSILSGSQKVIGKLSKKLDFLSKEAYEHLIKYPFFVTRAAGSKGADLIAVRFDMSMVIEVKSSQNPVLAFSSSSGKNQDQAERLAKKCLNSGIFLIYAFRLKNTEGDPWRMFKVPGEPMGRYRNLYNILPQIEITRNENFVMKWEDGAPLSNMLKYLMESNSK, via the coding sequence TTGAATGGAAGTATTTATGAAAGGGAACTGGTATCCATACTGTCAGGAAGCCAGAAAGTTATTGGAAAGTTGTCTAAAAAACTTGATTTCCTATCAAAGGAAGCATATGAACATCTGATTAAATACCCTTTTTTTGTGACCAGGGCAGCAGGTTCAAAAGGTGCTGATCTGATTGCTGTTAGATTTGACATGTCTATGGTAATTGAGGTAAAGAGTTCACAGAATCCAGTACTCGCCTTTTCTTCCTCCTCTGGAAAAAATCAGGATCAGGCTGAGAGACTGGCCAAGAAGTGCCTTAATTCTGGCATATTTCTAATTTACGCCTTCAGGCTAAAAAATACAGAAGGCGATCCCTGGAGAATGTTCAAAGTCCCGGGAGAACCCATGGGCAGATACAGGAATCTTTACAATATACTTCCTCAAATTGAAATAACCAGAAATGAAAATTTTGTAATGAAGTGGGAGGATGGTGCCCCACTGAGTAATATGCTAAAATATTTAATGGAAAGCAATTCAAAGTGA
- a CDS encoding AMP-binding protein, with the protein MDTQSETVFFPDQMTIDNSNINALKNFIGLKTIDELYTFSDSHIEQFYDSVVRHSGIWFSRPYTKVRDSSKGKEFSRWFIDGEINIAFNCVERYKKSKKPAIKCVYEDGKFRSISYEELDVLTGKLSGAMKNLGIKKGDRVGIYMPMVPEAIISMYSIMRMGAIAVPMFSGYGREAVETRVRDSDIKYIFTIEGYRRKGKEIKMAANIKDIKGIKLITLDRINKDELDFNELLQNGEYMESEKTGSEDGAIMLYTSGTTGKPKGTVHVHGGSFINIVKEVKYYLDFKEDDTIFWITDLGWMMGPWEIMGANALGGTLFLYPGAVDYPKNERVWDLVEEHAITILGISPTFARTMKFNGISRSFKHLKAFGSTGEPWDRESWEYVFRVWGESKVPICNVSGGTDIIGCFLASTPITPLKPKCLFKGLGMAITVFDSSGKEIYDQIGYLVSKEHLPSMTRGVWNNEERYRTSYWSQFPGFWSQGDWAMQSKDGYFFLYGRADDIIKTSGKRIGPGEIEDAADRVSGVVESAAIGVPHEKKGEAIVIFYRGKNDEAVREGIKKEVEKSQGKSFSPDKILNIDELPKTKNGKIMRRVIRAAYLGQDPGDISGLEDPSVIERIGKMRIKN; encoded by the coding sequence ATGGACACACAGAGTGAAACTGTATTTTTTCCAGATCAGATGACAATTGATAACAGCAATATCAACGCCCTCAAAAACTTCATAGGGCTGAAGACTATTGATGAACTCTACACATTTTCAGACAGCCATATTGAACAGTTTTATGATTCAGTGGTTAGGCACTCAGGTATCTGGTTTTCGAGACCATATACAAAGGTTAGGGACAGCTCAAAGGGAAAGGAATTTTCAAGATGGTTTATAGATGGTGAAATAAATATAGCTTTTAACTGTGTTGAAAGATATAAGAAAAGTAAGAAACCCGCAATAAAGTGTGTTTATGAGGATGGTAAATTCAGAAGCATTTCTTATGAGGAACTTGACGTGTTAACAGGTAAACTATCAGGAGCAATGAAAAATCTTGGTATAAAGAAGGGAGACAGGGTAGGGATATACATGCCAATGGTTCCAGAGGCAATTATTTCCATGTATTCTATAATGAGAATGGGTGCAATCGCAGTTCCAATGTTCTCAGGATATGGAAGGGAAGCAGTGGAAACCAGGGTTAGGGATAGTGATATAAAATATATTTTCACCATTGAAGGCTACAGGCGGAAGGGTAAGGAAATAAAAATGGCCGCCAATATAAAAGATATAAAAGGAATAAAACTCATAACACTCGACAGGATCAACAAAGATGAGCTTGATTTCAACGAACTTCTCCAGAACGGAGAATATATGGAAAGTGAAAAAACGGGCTCAGAAGATGGTGCAATCATGCTCTATACATCAGGAACAACTGGAAAGCCAAAGGGCACAGTTCACGTCCATGGTGGATCATTCATCAACATTGTTAAGGAGGTTAAATACTACCTTGATTTCAAGGAAGATGATACAATCTTCTGGATTACTGATCTGGGGTGGATGATGGGACCATGGGAAATAATGGGAGCCAACGCTCTGGGGGGGACACTATTTCTCTATCCAGGTGCAGTGGATTACCCAAAAAATGAAAGAGTATGGGATCTTGTGGAAGAGCATGCTATAACCATTCTTGGTATTTCTCCTACCTTTGCGAGAACAATGAAATTCAATGGAATAAGTAGGTCATTCAAACATCTTAAAGCCTTTGGCTCTACAGGAGAACCGTGGGATAGGGAATCGTGGGAATATGTATTCAGGGTATGGGGCGAAAGCAAAGTCCCCATATGTAATGTATCAGGAGGAACAGACATAATAGGGTGTTTCCTTGCATCAACTCCCATAACACCACTCAAGCCAAAATGTCTTTTTAAAGGACTGGGCATGGCCATAACAGTTTTTGATAGCTCAGGTAAGGAAATCTATGATCAGATAGGCTATCTTGTGTCCAAGGAGCACCTGCCATCAATGACCCGTGGTGTTTGGAATAATGAGGAAAGATACAGGACCTCGTACTGGTCTCAATTTCCAGGGTTCTGGTCACAGGGTGACTGGGCAATGCAAAGCAAAGATGGTTATTTCTTCCTTTATGGAAGGGCAGATGATATTATAAAAACCTCTGGAAAGAGGATTGGTCCTGGAGAGATTGAAGACGCTGCAGATAGGGTTTCGGGCGTAGTTGAATCCGCTGCCATAGGAGTGCCTCATGAAAAGAAAGGCGAAGCAATTGTTATTTTCTACAGGGGAAAAAATGATGAGGCTGTTAGGGAGGGGATAAAAAAGGAGGTTGAGAAATCGCAGGGAAAGTCATTCAGTCCAGATAAAATACTAAATATAGATGAGCTTCCAAAGACCAAAAACGGGAAAATAATGAGGAGAGTAATCAGGGCAGCGTATTTAGGACAGGATCCTGGTGACATAAGTGGCCTTGAAGATCCATCAGTAATAGAAAGAATAGGGAAAATGAGGATAAAGAATTAG
- a CDS encoding DUF6015 family protein, protein MISMVVLRRETLIKALENVYGTKGLTRGDVLDLCDFLLDFFGYEDYVLDNVLSPPERDAFYDLEENGILKTQAEEVTLSKGKVWRVNQWVFRRNKIIQFASLSVHEDGLEKKYEDIFKELENQEIL, encoded by the coding sequence ATGATTTCAATGGTTGTCCTGAGACGCGAAACCCTGATAAAGGCACTTGAAAATGTTTACGGAACAAAGGGATTAACCAGAGGAGACGTCCTGGATCTATGTGATTTCCTGCTCGATTTTTTTGGATATGAGGACTATGTGCTGGACAATGTTCTATCACCACCAGAAAGGGACGCATTCTATGATCTTGAAGAGAATGGGATACTGAAAACACAGGCAGAGGAAGTAACACTAAGCAAGGGAAAAGTTTGGAGGGTAAATCAGTGGGTATTCAGAAGAAACAAAATAATTCAGTTCGCAAGCCTATCAGTTCACGAAGATGGACTTGAAAAGAAGTATGAAGATATTTTCAAGGAACTGGAAAATCAGGAAATACTCTGA